From the Brachyspira suanatina genome, the window GTAGATGAGAGTAATAAAAATATGCAAATATCAAATTTATTAAATTTAGGTATTCAAGCTGCTAATATTCAAGATTATAAACTAGCAGAAAAATATTTTTCAGATATTATTAATTTGGATAATAAAAATGAAAATGCTTATTATAATAGAGCAACATCGAAATATAAACTTACTATGTATAGAGAAGCTATAAAAGATTATGATAAAGCTATAGAATTAAATCAAAATAAAGCAGAGAATTATTTTGGTAAAGCAACAAGCTATTTGAGATTAGGACTTTATAAAAAAGCTATAGAATATTATGATAAGGCTATAGAATTAAATCCTAATTATTCGGAAGCTTATAGTAATAGAGGTAATGCTAAAAATAATTTATATGATATTGATAATAATATATCTTATTTAGAAGAAGCAATAAAAGATTTTAATAAATCAATAGAATTAAATCCTAATAATTCAGTGGCATATAATAATAGAGGAAATTCTAAAAACTATCAGGGTAAATATGATGAGGCAATAGAAGATTTTAATAAATCAATAGAATTAAATCCTGATAATTCAGAAGCTTATTTTAATATAGGAAATACTAAAGGATTACAAGGTAAATATAGTGAGTCTATAGAATACTATAATAAGTCTATAGAATTAAATCCTAATATATCTAAATTTTATCTTGGAAGAGCTGTTATAAAAATAGAATTATTAAATAATATTAATAATAAAAAACTAAATAAAAACAAAAAAGATTTTGAAGATGCATATAATGATTTATATACAGCATACAATTTAGCTGACGAACAATTTAAAGAAACAATAAAAAATCATATTATTGGTATGGCTAGAGAAGGAAATGAAGTAGCAATACAATTCTGTAAAGATAAAGGCTGCGATATTAAATAGCGGCAAAGATTGATTATATTTGTAACTATTCTTAAATAAATAAATTTTATGTGCTTTTGTAACTTTGACGAAGTCCGGGAAAAGTTGATAAAAAATAAGTTAAAAATTTTTTATTTATATAGTTTCCCTCTAAACTTTTATATTTTATTCTAAAATTAGAATTTTAATAAAGATAAAAAATTTAAATGGCTGTGTTTTAGAATGAATTTTTTCTAATTCCCCGCCCTTTATATTTTATTGCCTTATTCTGTTATTTTTGTTTTTTGTTTCTTTATTGTTTAAAAAGAAATGTTAACGCCCACCCAAATGATTTTTAAATTTAAAATCTATTTAACGTGCCTTTAATGCATTTAAAGTTTAAAAGAAATAAAAGTTTATATATAGCTTTAACAAGTTAATATAAAAAAATCCTTGACAATTAATGTTATATCGTTTATGATATTTATATCATATTGGATAGTGATTGTTTTTTTATCTTTTAAGACAAGCTAAACCTATTTATATAAAGACGAAATTCGGAAGTATTGTATATTTTGTTTTTATATAAATAGGTTTTTATTTTTTAGGAGAACTCCTTATGAAAGTAGCAAAGATACTTAATAATAATGTCGTTGTTGTTTTTGAGAATGGTAAAACAGAAAAAATTGTTATGGGAAGAGGTATAGCTTTTGGGAAAAAAGTGGGAGATATTATAGATGAAGAAAAAATTGATAAAACTTTTCTATTAGAAAATTCAGATAATAATAGCAAACTTCAGCAATTATTAAAAGATATACCAACAGAGTATCTTAATACTACAGAAAAAATTATTAAATATGCTAAAACTAAGGCGGAAAGAAGTTTAAACGATTTTTTATATATAACTTTAATGGACCATATATATATGGCTGTATCAAGAACAAAAGATGGTATAAATATAAAAAATATGATGCTTTGGGATATAAAAAAATTCTATAAAGATGAATATAATATAGGATTAAAGGCTTTGGATATTATAGAAGAAGATTTTAATGTAAAACTTTCAGAGGATGAGGCAGGATTTATAGCTTTGCATATAATAAATGCCCAGATAGATGGCGATGGATTAATAGATGAAATAGAAAAGGCTACTAATTTAATATATGAAATAACAAAAATAGTTAAAAATCATTTTAATACAGAATTTGATGAAGATTCTTTATATTATAATAGATTTTTAACACATCTTAAATTTTTTTCTTTAAGATTATTCAGTAAAAAATTATATGATACTAAAAATGACGGAGATTTATTATCTATTCTAAAAGATAAATATCATGAATCTTATGAATGCACATTAAAAATAGTAAAATATATATTAGATTTATATTCTTATTCTTTGAGCGAAGAAGAACAAGCATATTTAACTATACATATAGAAAAAGTAAGCAGAAAAGAATGAATATTTAATTAAAGGAGATATTTATTATGGATTATAAAAGTTTATCAAAAGATCTTATTCAAGAATTAGGCGGAAAAGAAAATATATTGGAAGTTACTCACTGTTTTACAAGACTGAGATTTGTATTAAAAGATTCTTCAAATATAGATAGAGAAAAAGTAAAAAGTATGAGCGGAGTAGTTACAATAGTTGAACATGGAGGCCAGTTTCAAGTTGTATTTGGAAATAAAGTTGGAAAAGTTTATGATGCAGTAAAAGAGTTTATAGATGTAGAAAAATTAAATTCTTCTGAAGAAAAAGAGAAAACTTCTATTTTCAATAAAATTTTAAATAGTTTTGCTGCTATTTTTACTCCGGTTGTTCCTGCAATAGCTGGTTCAGGTATGTTAAAAGGTATCATAGCCATATTTGTTATGATATTTGCTTCAAAAGGTATAGATATAAAAGAGTCTCATACTTATATTATATTGAATGCTGCTTCTAATGCCGTTTTTTATTTCATGCCTATTATATTAGGTTATACTTGTGCTAAAGTATTCAAATGCAATGAATTTATATCTATGATAATAGGGGCAACTATGTGTTATCCGGATATAGTTTCTCTTATGGGTATTGAAGGTAATGTAAATTTAT encodes:
- the licT gene encoding BglG family transcription antiterminator LicT yields the protein MKVAKILNNNVVVVFENGKTEKIVMGRGIAFGKKVGDIIDEEKIDKTFLLENSDNNSKLQQLLKDIPTEYLNTTEKIIKYAKTKAERSLNDFLYITLMDHIYMAVSRTKDGINIKNMMLWDIKKFYKDEYNIGLKALDIIEEDFNVKLSEDEAGFIALHIINAQIDGDGLIDEIEKATNLIYEITKIVKNHFNTEFDEDSLYYNRFLTHLKFFSLRLFSKKLYDTKNDGDLLSILKDKYHESYECTLKIVKYILDLYSYSLSEEEQAYLTIHIEKVSRKE